A window from Bacillota bacterium encodes these proteins:
- a CDS encoding type 1 glutamine amidotransferase, translated as MRVLVVQHVICEGPGLLQEVLDQQGWRFDIRCMDQPGAFLPGGLDAYDAFIILGGPMGAYEEEAYPYLLRVQELVRKAVAIRLPVLGICLGGQLIARALGAHVGPHRVKEIGWYRVRLTPAGRVVPLFTGMPPEFEVFQWHGDTFALPVGAFLLAEGETCANQAFVYGPFARGGYAWALQFHLEVTPEMIEEWARVYGEELEAFGGPGAAEALVRETETRWKRMRPWRERFLRNIEMVLRG; from the coding sequence ATGCGGGTGTTGGTAGTTCAGCATGTTATCTGTGAAGGGCCTGGATTGCTGCAGGAAGTGCTCGACCAGCAGGGGTGGCGGTTCGATATCAGGTGTATGGATCAACCCGGGGCATTCTTGCCTGGCGGGCTTGACGCTTATGACGCTTTTATCATTCTCGGCGGGCCGATGGGGGCATACGAAGAGGAGGCCTACCCTTACCTCCTCCGGGTGCAGGAACTGGTACGGAAAGCGGTAGCAATCCGGCTGCCGGTGCTGGGGATTTGTCTGGGCGGCCAGCTCATCGCGCGCGCCCTGGGAGCGCACGTGGGGCCGCACCGGGTCAAGGAGATCGGCTGGTACAGGGTGCGCTTGACGCCGGCCGGCCGGGTGGTTCCCCTCTTTACCGGAATGCCCCCGGAGTTTGAGGTTTTCCAGTGGCACGGAGATACCTTTGCCCTGCCGGTCGGGGCGTTTCTGCTTGCAGAGGGCGAAACCTGCGCGAACCAGGCCTTTGTCTACGGACCCTTTGCGCGCGGGGGTTACGCCTGGGCGCTCCAGTTTCACCTGGAGGTGACCCCGGAGATGATCGAGGAGTGGGCCCGGGTTTACGGGGAGGAACTGGAGGCCTTCGGCGGCCCTGGGGCCGCGGAGGCACTGGTTCGGGAAACCGAAACGCGGTGGAAGAGGATGCGGCCCTGGCGCGAGCGGTTCCTTCGCAACATTGAGATGGTTCTGCGGGGTTGA
- a CDS encoding PIN domain-containing protein, whose product MKPLFVDTSGWCAIYHRGDVNHIPARACWEEISQKVGLIYTTDYVLDETLTLLRVRVGHKPAVEFGQVVLASKVVKTVSITRELWQKAWEMFKRYDDKEFSFTDCTSFVVMKEMQLTTALAFDHHFVQMGFVTLPGTE is encoded by the coding sequence TTGAAGCCCCTGTTTGTCGACACATCGGGGTGGTGCGCCATCTACCACCGCGGGGATGTCAACCACATCCCTGCACGGGCATGCTGGGAAGAAATAAGCCAGAAAGTTGGGCTAATTTATACCACCGATTACGTTTTGGATGAAACCCTCACCCTTCTCCGGGTGCGGGTCGGGCATAAGCCTGCGGTGGAATTCGGCCAGGTCGTTCTCGCCAGCAAGGTGGTCAAGACGGTATCCATCACCCGGGAGCTATGGCAGAAGGCGTGGGAAATGTTTAAAAGGTACGATGATAAGGAGTTCTCCTTCACAGACTGTACCAGCTTTGTTGTGATGAAGGAAATGCAGCTCACGACGGCCCTGGCTTTCGATCACCACTTTGTTCAGATGGGTTTCGTTACCCTGCCGGGAACCGAATAA
- a CDS encoding CopG family transcriptional regulator: protein MNIRTQIYLPEELHRRLRDRAVESGKSMAEQIREALQRYLDETEAVIPKPDDPVWGLAGRVEGRDRDLSTGHDSYLYGKVGRKS from the coding sequence ATGAATATCCGCACCCAGATTTATCTACCGGAGGAATTGCACCGGCGCCTCCGAGACAGGGCGGTAGAGAGTGGTAAATCAATGGCCGAACAGATCCGGGAAGCCCTTCAGCGTTACCTCGATGAAACAGAGGCCGTGATTCCCAAGCCTGACGACCCGGTTTGGGGTCTGGCCGGCCGGGTTGAAGGGAGGGACCGGGATCTTTCAACCGGGCATGATTCTTACCTTTACGGAAAGGTGGGCCGCAAGAGTTGA
- a CDS encoding glycosyltransferase family 39 protein — protein sequence MVSHVKKISLLLIFGLALFLRLHFLAVSGPRALTHDEIGYHATTVQLLTKGVLGYNYDDPAVFTGEPNAFVTPGYPFFLALVYLGTGLISPGTSPLPVVRVVQALLSLGVVWFVYLLGVRVGGRAGGLIAAGCAAVYPPFIWANSRILTEPLFTLFLTGYVYLVQVILEQAPGRSSLRRHGAAGLLLGLTVLIRPAVAPLLVLPYLIYFLNFRRFPARFFLAALCGFILVLLPWGIRNYVNFHAFIPFATQTGNPFLRGTDPYDPYDHHGPSIIDGVPPEKQFQVGVQRILHGLKTEPRLWIAWFTVGKLSWLWLKPWGGLPYLGGAANVLHKLLLLGGTFGILAAVHLSSLRWPAAVVVVMTILQLAFIPLNRYMFPFMPLMIVLAAWFATRITTWLAPRSLNSP from the coding sequence ATGGTATCTCACGTTAAAAAAATTTCCCTTTTATTAATTTTCGGGCTTGCGCTATTTTTGCGCCTCCATTTTTTGGCTGTTTCCGGGCCGCGCGCGCTCACCCACGATGAAATCGGTTATCACGCTACGACGGTACAACTGCTTACGAAGGGGGTGCTGGGTTACAACTATGACGACCCGGCGGTCTTTACAGGGGAACCGAACGCCTTTGTAACGCCGGGTTACCCTTTCTTTCTGGCGCTTGTTTATCTGGGTACCGGTTTAATATCGCCCGGCACCAGCCCCTTGCCGGTTGTCCGGGTCGTCCAGGCGCTTTTAAGTCTGGGGGTCGTCTGGTTTGTGTATCTCCTGGGGGTCCGGGTGGGGGGCCGGGCCGGCGGGCTGATCGCTGCGGGTTGTGCTGCCGTCTACCCCCCTTTTATCTGGGCGAATTCCAGGATCCTGACCGAGCCCCTTTTTACCCTATTTCTTACCGGTTATGTTTATCTGGTTCAGGTTATTTTGGAGCAGGCTCCGGGGCGAAGCTCCTTGCGCCGGCACGGAGCGGCGGGATTGTTGTTGGGATTGACGGTTCTGATTCGGCCCGCGGTGGCGCCTCTTCTCGTTTTGCCCTATCTTATTTATTTTTTAAATTTTCGGAGATTTCCTGCCAGGTTTTTTCTTGCCGCTCTGTGTGGTTTCATCCTCGTCCTGCTCCCGTGGGGAATTCGTAATTATGTAAATTTCCATGCATTTATTCCCTTCGCCACCCAGACCGGGAATCCTTTTTTGCGTGGAACAGATCCTTACGACCCCTACGACCACCACGGCCCCTCGATCATTGACGGCGTGCCGCCGGAGAAACAGTTCCAGGTCGGTGTGCAGCGGATCCTGCACGGCCTGAAAACGGAGCCCCGCTTGTGGATCGCCTGGTTTACGGTTGGGAAACTATCCTGGCTGTGGCTGAAGCCCTGGGGAGGGCTACCCTATCTCGGAGGGGCTGCAAATGTCCTGCACAAGCTTTTGTTGCTGGGGGGAACTTTCGGAATTCTTGCCGCCGTGCATCTCTCCTCTCTCAGGTGGCCGGCTGCGGTTGTTGTTGTCATGACAATTTTGCAGCTCGCTTTTATTCCCTTAAACCGTTATATGTTTCCGTTTATGCCGCTGATGATCGTACTGGCGGCCTGGTTCGCAACAAGAATCACGACATGGTTGGCTCCCCGCTCGTTGAACTCGCCTTGA
- a CDS encoding P-II family nitrogen regulator: MYKLEIIIREEKLAEVTEALSSAGYPALTVYPVEGRGHQKGLTEQFRGQVYEIPFLPKVKIEVLIRDQDREKVIAAVSEVARTGEIGDGKVFVYPVADVIRIRTGEAGECAI, from the coding sequence TTGTATAAGTTGGAGATTATTATCCGGGAAGAAAAGTTGGCTGAGGTTACGGAAGCACTCAGCAGTGCAGGTTATCCTGCTTTAACTGTTTACCCGGTGGAGGGCCGGGGACACCAGAAAGGGCTGACGGAGCAGTTCCGGGGACAGGTTTACGAGATCCCGTTTCTTCCCAAAGTAAAAATAGAGGTTTTGATCAGGGATCAGGACCGGGAAAAGGTGATCGCCGCCGTCAGCGAGGTGGCCCGGACTGGAGAGATCGGGGATGGGAAAGTGTTCGTTTACCCGGTTGCCGACGTCATCCGGATCCGGACCGGAGAAGCCGGCGAGTGCGCCATTTAG
- a CDS encoding BTAD domain-containing putative transcriptional regulator, translating to MIRVHLLGRFEMLTLKGEVCIPTVKVRLLAAYLFWQQDHWVRRELLRGLLWGDLDEERASGNLRTALYFFRRSLSAAGVSENLLQSRRDEVRVAPGPECMVDARLFEEKAWLGLQKDTKEVESLMAAVTLYRGDFLSEMDAEWCIPERRRLADLHLSVLCALVERLAALGMHSAAVSYASRWLDVDPLDEAAHQTLMRLYAAMGQPARVVEQYEQCRQVLQAELGISPGEPTERLFKELGAAAEKGAERRPGNSSGRRRRALRSRAAGQTPKPLFAEKRFSEDPLRNARLLLVSGEALALLGETEEGIRSLEKALTLYDRFSGLASRARLLLGEALMWLSIPLAPKMDSSLREKGLRYIEQSLEYYRANGPPADLGRALQLGAQACWLVGLNSRAVELAQEGLALVSTLGDREAEARLAALLAMSLREEYRLAEALEVFDRAVECVPYMTTPWEILWIIFQRGILSYIIGDLAEAERFLREALELIRATTFPSLMIKVGECMTRSMMIVVLHYQDLPQEMGEFLKPEMDRYNPEPFIYLNSLFSAGEDRRSLLPGVEGWLRTRLFRLPGPMIACTIRSVVEEMLAAGLFREAACWAGVGVRLARTRDWGAFEAF from the coding sequence TTGATCCGGGTTCACCTGCTGGGCCGGTTCGAAATGCTTACACTAAAAGGAGAAGTTTGCATTCCCACGGTGAAAGTGCGCCTCCTGGCGGCCTACCTCTTCTGGCAGCAGGATCACTGGGTAAGGCGTGAACTTTTGCGCGGGCTGCTTTGGGGTGATCTCGATGAAGAGCGGGCGTCGGGAAATTTGCGCACCGCCCTCTATTTTTTTCGTCGCTCGCTAAGTGCGGCGGGTGTTTCGGAGAACCTGCTGCAAAGCCGACGGGACGAGGTGCGGGTGGCACCCGGCCCTGAATGCATGGTCGACGCCCGGCTTTTTGAAGAGAAGGCCTGGCTGGGACTGCAAAAGGATACGAAAGAAGTAGAATCCCTGATGGCCGCCGTCACGCTCTACCGGGGTGATTTCCTGAGTGAGATGGACGCGGAATGGTGCATTCCCGAACGCCGGCGCCTTGCCGACCTGCACCTGTCTGTGCTCTGTGCACTGGTCGAACGGCTGGCTGCCTTGGGTATGCACTCCGCAGCCGTTTCCTACGCCTCCCGGTGGCTGGACGTCGACCCCCTCGACGAAGCAGCCCACCAGACGCTGATGCGGCTCTACGCCGCCATGGGTCAGCCCGCCCGGGTGGTGGAGCAGTACGAGCAATGCCGACAGGTGCTCCAGGCGGAACTGGGCATTTCTCCCGGAGAGCCTACCGAGCGCCTCTTTAAGGAGCTGGGCGCTGCGGCAGAGAAGGGGGCAGAGAGGCGCCCGGGAAATAGTTCCGGGCGCAGGCGGCGTGCCCTCCGTTCAAGAGCCGCCGGGCAGACCCCGAAACCTTTATTTGCTGAAAAAAGATTTTCCGAAGATCCCTTGCGCAACGCCAGGCTGCTGCTGGTTTCCGGAGAGGCGCTGGCCCTGCTGGGGGAGACGGAGGAGGGCATCAGGTCTCTGGAAAAGGCCCTCACCCTCTACGACCGGTTCAGTGGCCTGGCATCCAGGGCTCGACTGTTGCTGGGGGAAGCGCTGATGTGGCTTTCCATCCCCCTCGCTCCGAAAATGGACAGTTCGCTGCGCGAGAAAGGGCTGCGCTACATCGAGCAGTCTCTGGAATATTACCGGGCCAACGGGCCGCCCGCGGACCTGGGGCGGGCACTGCAACTGGGGGCACAGGCCTGCTGGCTGGTGGGCCTGAACAGCCGGGCGGTCGAACTGGCGCAGGAAGGTCTGGCCCTGGTCAGCACCCTGGGCGATCGGGAGGCCGAAGCCCGCCTGGCGGCCCTGCTCGCCATGTCTCTGCGGGAGGAGTACCGCCTGGCCGAGGCGCTGGAGGTTTTCGACCGGGCCGTCGAGTGCGTGCCGTACATGACCACTCCTTGGGAAATACTTTGGATCATTTTTCAGCGTGGTATTCTATCCTACATCATCGGTGACCTGGCGGAGGCGGAGCGCTTTCTGCGTGAGGCGCTGGAGTTGATCCGGGCGACCACCTTTCCTTCGCTGATGATCAAAGTCGGGGAATGCATGACCCGTTCGATGATGATCGTCGTGCTCCACTACCAGGATCTGCCCCAAGAAATGGGCGAGTTCCTCAAACCGGAAATGGACAGATATAACCCCGAACCCTTTATCTATTTAAACTCCTTGTTTTCCGCAGGGGAGGATCGCCGGTCCCTTTTGCCCGGTGTGGAGGGCTGGCTGAGGACGCGCCTGTTCAGACTCCCCGGCCCCATGATCGCCTGCACCATCCGCTCCGTTGTGGAGGAGATGCTGGCGGCCGGGCTTTTCCGGGAGGCTGCCTGCTGGGCGGGAGTGGGTGTGCGCTTGGCCCGCACCCGCGATTGGGGCGCTTTTGAGGCCTTTTT
- a CDS encoding ferritin-like domain-containing protein has protein sequence MTIDQIIRLLNLDLSWEYAAMIQYIQHASMLTGPEYTAIIQEELQHAQAEHEHAVMLTIKIQYLGGVPTVSVAEIKTSLDNVEMLRQDLQAEIDALTRYRQRIEQLEAMRLYDVAQVIREIALVEQEHIIDLEKALGIRKVR, from the coding sequence ATGACGATCGATCAAATCATCAGGCTTTTAAATTTGGACCTTTCCTGGGAGTACGCCGCCATGATCCAGTACATCCAGCACGCCAGTATGCTGACGGGGCCCGAGTATACTGCAATCATCCAGGAAGAACTCCAGCACGCCCAGGCGGAGCACGAACATGCCGTGATGCTCACCATCAAGATCCAGTACCTGGGTGGAGTGCCTACGGTCTCAGTCGCAGAAATCAAAACATCGTTAGATAACGTGGAAATGCTCAGGCAGGACCTGCAGGCAGAGATAGACGCCCTCACCAGGTACAGACAGCGCATTGAACAGCTCGAGGCGATGCGTTTGTACGATGTGGCGCAGGTAATCAGGGAAATTGCTTTAGTGGAACAGGAGCACATTATCGACCTTGAAAAAGCCCTGGGGATTCGCAAGGTCCGGTAA
- a CDS encoding ABC transporter ATP-binding protein: MIELLNVFKSYGKGKVRAVDGISLAAKPGEIFGFLGPNGAGKTTTIKMIVGLLHPDAGQIKVAGIDVSRDPLAAKQKIGFVPDQPWVYERLTGIEYLNFLADVYRVPAETRQQRISHYLEIFDLKDAIGDLVRSYSHGMKQKLVLTGALLHDPPVWIMDEPMVGLDPLSAFMLKDLMAEHCRRGHTVFFSTHVLEVAERLCDRIAIINKGRIIACGTLEEIKEHREKETLENIFLELTRS, from the coding sequence ATGATTGAGCTTTTGAATGTATTTAAGTCCTACGGAAAAGGCAAGGTCAGGGCCGTAGACGGCATCAGCCTGGCCGCCAAACCCGGGGAGATCTTTGGCTTTCTTGGGCCAAACGGGGCAGGAAAAACAACGACCATTAAGATGATCGTCGGCCTTTTACACCCTGATGCGGGGCAAATCAAAGTGGCAGGAATTGACGTATCCAGGGACCCCCTGGCAGCCAAGCAAAAAATCGGCTTTGTCCCGGACCAGCCGTGGGTCTACGAAAGGCTTACGGGCATTGAATACTTAAATTTCCTCGCCGACGTCTACCGGGTGCCGGCGGAAACCCGGCAGCAGCGTATTTCCCATTATCTGGAGATTTTTGATCTCAAAGATGCCATCGGAGACCTGGTTCGGAGTTATTCCCACGGGATGAAACAAAAACTCGTCTTGACAGGCGCGCTCCTGCACGACCCGCCGGTCTGGATCATGGACGAACCGATGGTAGGGCTCGATCCCCTCTCCGCCTTTATGCTCAAAGACCTGATGGCCGAGCACTGCCGCCGGGGACACACGGTTTTCTTTTCTACCCACGTCCTGGAGGTGGCGGAACGGCTCTGCGACAGGATTGCCATCATCAACAAGGGGCGGATCATCGCCTGCGGCACGCTGGAGGAAATCAAAGAACACCGGGAAAAAGAGACCCTCGAAAACATCTTTCTGGAGCTGACGAGATCATGA
- a CDS encoding ammonium transporter translates to MRKRRLFLLTISGVFLLSLFLLSGTALAADPTGAETLKNNQTAPVDYVWVLVSAFLVFFMQAGFAMVETGFCRAKNATNLLSKNLIDFVTASLVFFAVGYGFLKGTDLGGFIGSGNWFLHGEAYDVGVYLDFFWQLVFCGTAATIVSGAVAERLKFPAYLIYTFFVSLFIYPVYAHWVWGGGWLGNLPFGLGHLDFAGSGVVHTVGGMIGLAGAMVLGPRFGKYGRDGKPRAIPGHSMTLAALGTFILWFGWFGFNPGSTFSGHHLRIAIIAVNTNLAAAAGAMVALLTVYLKTRKWDLGMALNGALGGLVAITAPAAWVEAWAAVVIGAVAGLIIVAGVYFLEARGVDDPVGAVSVHGFNGIWGLLSVGLFADGTYGLYSLEAPYVTGLFYGGGFGQLLAQIIGVVAVVAWAFGLGYIMFKVMDLVFGIRIPPEEELQGLDIREHGTPAYPEFSRHRTMLTG, encoded by the coding sequence GTGCGGAAAAGACGCCTATTTCTATTAACAATTTCAGGTGTTTTCCTTCTGTCATTATTTTTACTCAGTGGTACCGCCCTGGCGGCGGACCCTACGGGAGCAGAAACCTTAAAGAATAACCAGACAGCTCCGGTAGATTACGTCTGGGTTCTTGTCTCCGCTTTTTTGGTTTTCTTTATGCAGGCGGGTTTCGCGATGGTAGAAACAGGCTTTTGCCGGGCCAAGAACGCCACGAACCTCCTCAGCAAGAACCTGATTGACTTCGTGACGGCCTCTCTCGTCTTTTTTGCAGTAGGTTACGGATTCTTGAAGGGGACGGATCTAGGAGGATTCATTGGCTCAGGCAACTGGTTCCTCCACGGCGAGGCTTACGATGTCGGGGTTTACCTGGATTTCTTCTGGCAACTGGTATTCTGCGGGACGGCGGCGACCATCGTATCCGGGGCGGTTGCCGAGAGGCTGAAATTCCCCGCCTATTTAATCTATACCTTTTTCGTAAGCCTCTTCATCTACCCCGTTTACGCCCACTGGGTTTGGGGTGGGGGCTGGCTCGGGAACCTGCCTTTTGGTCTTGGTCACCTGGATTTTGCAGGCTCTGGAGTTGTCCATACTGTAGGGGGCATGATCGGCCTGGCGGGTGCCATGGTGCTTGGACCCCGCTTCGGGAAGTACGGGCGGGACGGAAAGCCCCGTGCCATTCCCGGTCACAGCATGACGCTTGCGGCCCTGGGTACCTTCATTCTGTGGTTCGGCTGGTTCGGATTCAACCCGGGCAGCACCTTCAGCGGCCACCACCTGAGGATCGCCATCATTGCCGTGAACACGAACCTTGCCGCAGCGGCAGGAGCGATGGTGGCACTCCTAACTGTCTATCTTAAAACGCGGAAGTGGGACCTGGGCATGGCTTTAAACGGCGCTCTGGGTGGCCTTGTGGCGATTACGGCACCTGCCGCCTGGGTGGAGGCCTGGGCCGCGGTGGTTATTGGAGCAGTAGCAGGGCTCATTATCGTCGCCGGAGTCTATTTCCTGGAGGCGCGGGGTGTCGATGACCCTGTGGGAGCGGTCAGCGTCCACGGCTTTAACGGCATTTGGGGCCTTTTAAGTGTTGGTCTTTTTGCAGACGGCACATATGGCCTCTACTCCCTGGAAGCTCCCTATGTTACGGGTTTGTTCTACGGAGGAGGGTTCGGCCAGCTGCTGGCCCAGATCATCGGTGTGGTTGCTGTTGTAGCCTGGGCGTTCGGATTGGGTTACATCATGTTTAAAGTAATGGATCTGGTTTTCGGGATCCGGATTCCTCCAGAGGAAGAGCTGCAGGGATTGGATATTAGGGAACACGGGACCCCGGCCTACCCTGAATTTTCCCGCCACCGGACGATGTTGACGGGTTAA